One Microbacterium marinum genomic window carries:
- the tpiA gene encoding triose-phosphate isomerase, with protein MGSVSRKPLIAGNWKMNLDHLQAVAFVQKLHWTLKDAAHESDAVEVAVFPPFTDIRTVQTLVDADKIPFALGAQDLSTQDSGAYTGEISGAFLKKLDASYVIIGHSERRQYHHETDELVGAKVQAALRHGLVPVVCVGETLEQREESGPTAVSVAQLEVALQGISADADIVVAYEPVWAIGTGQVASPEQAQEVCAALRAVVADVLGEEAAARTRILYGGSVKSGNIASFMREPDVDGALVGGASLVADEFAAIIRYQKHVGV; from the coding sequence ATGGGAAGCGTGAGCCGGAAGCCGCTCATCGCCGGCAACTGGAAGATGAACCTCGACCACCTGCAGGCGGTCGCGTTCGTCCAGAAGCTGCACTGGACCCTGAAGGATGCCGCGCACGAGAGCGACGCGGTGGAGGTTGCGGTCTTCCCGCCCTTCACCGACATCCGCACCGTGCAGACGCTCGTCGATGCCGACAAGATCCCGTTCGCCTTGGGCGCGCAGGACCTGTCGACGCAGGACTCGGGCGCATACACCGGCGAGATCTCGGGAGCGTTCCTGAAGAAGCTCGACGCGTCGTACGTCATCATCGGCCACTCCGAGCGTCGTCAGTACCACCACGAGACGGACGAGCTCGTCGGCGCGAAGGTCCAGGCCGCGTTGCGTCATGGCCTCGTCCCGGTCGTGTGCGTCGGCGAGACCCTCGAACAGCGCGAGGAGTCCGGGCCAACCGCGGTCTCGGTCGCGCAGCTCGAGGTCGCCCTGCAGGGGATCTCGGCCGACGCCGACATCGTCGTGGCGTATGAGCCCGTGTGGGCCATCGGCACCGGTCAGGTGGCGTCGCCCGAGCAGGCCCAGGAGGTCTGCGCCGCGCTGCGTGCGGTCGTCGCCGACGTCCTCGGGGAGGAAGCGGCGGCCCGGACCCGGATCCTGTACGGCGGATCGGTGAAGTCGGGCAACATCGCGAGCTTCATGCGCGAACCCGATGTGGATGGTGCCCTGGTGGGTGGAGCGAGCCTCGTCGCCGACGAGTTCGCCGCGATCATCCGCTACCAAAAGCACGTCGGCGTGTGA
- the uvrC gene encoding excinuclease ABC subunit UvrC — protein MASALPYKPKPGEIPTNPGVYRFRDADGRILYVGKAKNLRARLSNYFAPLHTLHERTRRMVTTAASVEWTVVKTDVDSLQLEYTWIQEYSPPFNVRYKDDKSYPYMAITLADEAPRVIVTRNRRIKGAKYFGPFPKVWAVHDTIDQLIKVFPIRTCSDSSYKKAMASGRPCFPGQIGRCGGPCSMKVTIEEHRAIVDDFIAFMSGGDKRFTKTLAARMREAAAAMDYEAAAGYRDKLQAMDAVLNRSALVLSEDTDADLFGVAEDELFAAVQHFVVRGGRVRGVRAATIDKELDITGAELVDQLLQRAYGDAAPDDVPRQVLVPTLPEDAAELEQWLQARRGKKVTLQVAQRGQKADLMRTATINAQQALMLHKTRRSSDYTSRTKALTDLQEALELDEAPLRIECFDVSHLGGTNVVASMVVFEDGLPRKDQYRSFSVTETTDDTDSMYQVLMRRLAHVDRDEAEQERIDPTAEGDVDTTRRKPRFAYRPQLLLVDGGKPQVEAAARALRDSGHTEIALCGIAKRLEEVWLPGEDFPVILPRTSEALYLLQRLRDEAHRFAITHQRKKRRRDISTVLSEVPGLGDARIKALLRHFGSVSALRGATVEQIQELPGIGPRLAESVFAHLSSGSVADGEDR, from the coding sequence GTGGCATCCGCTCTGCCCTACAAGCCGAAACCGGGGGAGATCCCCACCAATCCCGGCGTCTATCGGTTCCGAGACGCCGACGGCAGGATCCTCTACGTCGGCAAGGCCAAGAACCTTCGGGCGCGGCTGTCCAACTACTTCGCACCGCTTCACACGCTCCACGAGCGGACCCGGCGCATGGTGACGACGGCGGCGAGCGTCGAATGGACGGTCGTGAAGACCGACGTCGACTCGCTGCAGCTCGAGTACACCTGGATCCAGGAGTACTCGCCGCCGTTCAACGTGCGTTACAAGGACGACAAGTCCTACCCGTACATGGCCATCACGCTCGCGGACGAAGCCCCCCGCGTGATCGTGACGCGCAACCGTCGGATCAAGGGCGCGAAGTACTTCGGGCCCTTCCCGAAGGTGTGGGCCGTCCACGACACGATCGATCAGCTCATCAAGGTGTTCCCGATCCGCACCTGCAGCGATTCGTCGTACAAGAAGGCGATGGCGTCGGGGCGACCGTGTTTCCCCGGCCAGATCGGCCGGTGCGGCGGCCCCTGCTCGATGAAGGTGACGATCGAGGAGCACCGCGCGATCGTCGACGATTTCATCGCCTTCATGTCGGGGGGCGACAAGCGGTTCACGAAGACCCTTGCCGCTCGCATGCGCGAGGCGGCCGCGGCGATGGACTACGAGGCTGCCGCCGGATACCGCGACAAGCTCCAGGCGATGGATGCCGTGTTGAATCGCAGCGCGCTCGTGTTGAGCGAGGACACGGATGCCGATCTGTTCGGCGTCGCCGAGGACGAGCTGTTCGCTGCGGTGCAGCATTTCGTGGTGCGCGGGGGGCGGGTCCGCGGGGTCCGCGCGGCCACGATCGACAAGGAGCTGGACATCACCGGCGCCGAACTCGTGGACCAGCTGCTGCAGCGCGCCTACGGTGACGCGGCGCCCGACGACGTCCCCCGACAGGTGCTGGTGCCCACACTCCCCGAGGATGCGGCCGAGCTGGAGCAGTGGCTCCAGGCCCGCCGGGGCAAGAAGGTCACCCTGCAGGTGGCTCAGCGCGGCCAGAAGGCCGATCTGATGCGGACGGCGACGATCAACGCGCAGCAGGCGCTCATGCTGCACAAGACGCGGCGCTCGAGCGACTACACGTCGCGGACGAAGGCACTGACAGATCTGCAGGAGGCGCTGGAGCTCGACGAGGCGCCGCTGCGAATCGAGTGCTTCGACGTCTCCCACCTCGGGGGGACGAACGTCGTCGCCTCGATGGTCGTCTTCGAGGACGGCCTGCCGCGAAAGGACCAGTACCGGTCGTTCTCCGTCACGGAGACCACCGACGACACGGACTCGATGTACCAGGTCCTGATGCGCCGGCTCGCTCACGTCGACCGCGATGAGGCCGAGCAGGAGCGCATCGATCCGACGGCCGAAGGTGACGTGGACACCACGCGGCGCAAGCCCCGGTTCGCGTACCGTCCGCAGCTGCTCCTCGTCGACGGTGGAAAGCCCCAGGTGGAGGCGGCGGCACGCGCACTGCGCGACAGTGGGCACACCGAGATCGCCCTGTGCGGCATCGCCAAGCGTCTCGAGGAGGTCTGGCTGCCGGGGGAGGACTTCCCCGTGATCCTCCCGCGCACGTCCGAGGCCCTGTACCTCCTGCAGCGACTCCGCGACGAAGCCCACCGCTTCGCGATCACCCACCAGCGAAAGAAGCGCCGTCGCGACATCAGCACCGTCTTGTCGGAGGTCCCCGGACTGGGCGACGCGCGCATCAAGGCGTTGCTCCGGCATTTCGGATCGGTGAGCGCGCTGCGCGGCGCGACGGTGGAGCAGATCCAGGAGCTCCCGGGCATCGGCCCGCGATTGGCCGAGAGCGTGTTCGCCCATCTCTCATCGGGTTCGGTGGCCGACGGCGAAGATCGCTAG
- the whiA gene encoding DNA-binding protein WhiA, whose translation MPLTADVKTELTSVRDPRPTARVAELTTILRFSGGLHSIAGRVAVEAELETDVLARRVARDLMEIYGVRPELAHVQASGGRTGNHFAVRVIEGGETLARQTGLLDPRRRPVRGLPNKITTGARPDLAAVWRGAFLAAGTLTDPGRSAALEVACPSGEAAMALVGAAHRLGIAAKAREVRGIPRVVVRDGEAIRTALLVMGAQKTAAAWEEMRQRREVRAGVNRLVNFDDANLRRSAQAAVAACARVERALEILGDTVPDHLKQAGDLRLAHRDASLDELGHHADPPLTKDAVAGRIRRLLAMADKKAAQDGVPDTESAVPAGLED comes from the coding sequence GTGCCCCTGACTGCTGACGTGAAGACGGAGTTGACCTCGGTTCGGGACCCTCGACCCACCGCTCGGGTGGCCGAACTGACGACGATCCTCCGCTTCTCGGGCGGACTGCACTCCATCGCAGGTCGGGTTGCCGTCGAGGCGGAGCTCGAGACCGACGTCCTCGCCCGCCGCGTGGCGCGGGATCTCATGGAGATCTACGGCGTTCGGCCCGAGCTCGCCCACGTGCAGGCCTCCGGGGGACGCACCGGCAACCACTTCGCCGTCCGGGTCATCGAGGGCGGCGAGACGCTCGCCCGGCAGACCGGGCTGCTCGACCCCCGTCGCCGTCCGGTGCGCGGTCTTCCGAACAAGATCACGACCGGCGCGCGTCCCGATCTCGCCGCCGTGTGGCGGGGCGCCTTCCTGGCCGCGGGAACCCTGACCGACCCGGGCCGATCCGCGGCGCTCGAGGTGGCCTGCCCCTCCGGTGAGGCCGCCATGGCCCTCGTCGGTGCGGCACACCGCCTCGGCATCGCCGCCAAGGCTCGCGAGGTGCGCGGCATCCCGCGCGTCGTCGTTCGCGACGGTGAAGCGATCCGGACGGCGCTGCTGGTGATGGGTGCCCAGAAGACGGCAGCGGCGTGGGAGGAGATGAGGCAACGACGTGAGGTGCGCGCCGGCGTGAACCGCCTCGTCAACTTCGACGATGCGAACCTCCGCCGTTCCGCTCAGGCCGCCGTCGCCGCGTGTGCTCGCGTGGAGCGCGCGCTGGAGATCCTCGGTGACACGGTGCCCGACCACCTCAAGCAGGCCGGTGATCTGCGCCTCGCGCACCGCGATGCGAGCCTCGACGAACTCGGTCATCACGCCGACCCGCCTCTGACGAAGGATGCCGTAGCGGGACGGATCCGGCGACTGCTGGCGATGGCGGACAAGAAGGCCGCGCAGGACGGCGTGCCCGACACCGAGTCCGCGGTCCCCGCCGGGCTCGAGGACTGA
- a CDS encoding phosphoglycerate kinase → MALRTLDSLGTLAGKRVIVRVDFNVPLKDGVITDDGRVRAALPTLTALVGQGARVIAVSHLGRPDGAPDAKYSLAPVAERLAELLEAPVVFASDTVGASAQEVVAGLGDGQVAVLENLRFNAGETAKDDATRAAFAAELAALGDALVSDGFGVVHRKQASVYDLAELLPSAAGLLIEKEVDVLDRLTERPERPYAVVLGGSKVSDKLGVIEHLLPRVDKILVGGGMLFTFLAAQGHKVGKSLLEEDQLDTVRGYMESARERGVEIILPVDAVMASGFAADADHVVAAADALEDTAFGAEGMGLDIGPKTAELFADAIRQAKTVFWNGPMGVFEMPAFAAGTKAVAQSLTDVDGLSVVGGGDSAAAVRQLGFDDEQFGHISTGGGASLEFLEGKKLPGLEILGWEA, encoded by the coding sequence ATGGCTCTGCGCACCCTCGATTCGCTGGGTACGCTCGCAGGCAAGCGTGTCATCGTCCGTGTTGACTTCAACGTCCCCCTGAAGGACGGCGTCATCACGGACGATGGCCGCGTGCGCGCCGCGTTGCCCACGCTCACCGCACTCGTGGGCCAGGGCGCCCGGGTGATCGCGGTCTCGCACCTCGGTCGTCCCGACGGTGCACCCGACGCGAAGTACAGCCTGGCCCCGGTGGCCGAGCGGCTCGCCGAGCTGCTCGAGGCGCCCGTGGTGTTCGCGAGCGACACCGTCGGCGCGTCTGCACAAGAGGTCGTCGCCGGCCTCGGCGACGGACAGGTCGCCGTTCTCGAGAACCTTCGGTTCAACGCGGGCGAGACGGCGAAGGACGACGCAACCCGCGCCGCCTTCGCCGCGGAGCTGGCGGCGCTGGGCGATGCCCTGGTCTCCGACGGGTTCGGCGTCGTGCACCGCAAGCAGGCGTCGGTCTACGACCTCGCCGAGCTGCTGCCCTCCGCAGCGGGGCTCCTCATCGAGAAGGAGGTCGACGTCCTCGACCGCCTGACCGAGCGTCCGGAGCGGCCGTACGCAGTCGTGCTCGGCGGATCGAAGGTCAGCGACAAGCTGGGCGTGATCGAGCACCTGCTGCCGAGGGTCGACAAGATCCTCGTCGGCGGCGGCATGCTGTTCACCTTCCTCGCGGCGCAGGGACACAAGGTCGGCAAGAGCCTCCTCGAAGAGGACCAGCTCGACACCGTCCGCGGATACATGGAATCGGCGCGGGAGCGCGGGGTGGAGATCATCCTGCCGGTCGATGCCGTCATGGCATCCGGTTTCGCCGCCGACGCCGACCATGTGGTCGCCGCCGCGGACGCGCTGGAGGACACCGCTTTCGGTGCCGAGGGCATGGGTCTCGACATCGGCCCGAAGACCGCCGAGCTGTTCGCCGACGCCATCCGTCAGGCGAAGACGGTCTTCTGGAACGGCCCCATGGGCGTGTTCGAGATGCCGGCGTTCGCCGCCGGCACGAAGGCTGTCGCACAGTCGCTCACCGACGTCGACGGGTTGTCGGTCGTCGGTGGGGGAGACTCCGCCGCCGCTGTTCGCCAGCTCGGTTTCGATGACGAACAGTTCGGTCACATCTCGACCGGCGGAGGCGCGAGCCTCGAATTCCTCGAGGGCAAGAAGCTGCCCGGATTGGAGATCCTCGGATGGGAAGCGTGA
- the rapZ gene encoding RNase adapter RapZ — MTDGQTPGEILIVTGMSGAGRTTAANALEDLDWYVVDNLPPQMLKPLLDLTALAADALPKVAAVVDVRGRQLFGELPAVTRALRGGRQLRVLFLDAADDVLVRRFEAVRRPHPLQGEGTILDGIRRERERVASIREAADLIVDTSSLNIHQLASRIVDHFSEAGDARHTVTVMSFGFKYGLPPDVDLVADMRFLPNPYWEPDLRALTGEDEAVREFVLGQEGAVEFIDAYAAALRPVLQGYQRENKRHSVVAIGCTGGKHRSVVTSLELADRLTSEHGVAVRVTHRDLGRE; from the coding sequence GTGACCGACGGGCAGACGCCAGGAGAGATCCTGATCGTCACGGGCATGTCCGGGGCCGGACGGACCACGGCCGCGAACGCGCTGGAGGACCTCGACTGGTACGTCGTCGACAATCTGCCTCCGCAGATGCTGAAGCCGCTGCTCGATCTCACGGCGCTCGCCGCGGACGCCCTTCCGAAGGTCGCCGCCGTGGTCGACGTGCGAGGCCGTCAGCTCTTCGGTGAGCTGCCCGCCGTCACCCGGGCGCTCCGCGGCGGCCGCCAGCTCCGGGTGTTGTTCCTGGATGCCGCGGACGACGTGCTCGTCCGCCGTTTCGAAGCCGTGCGCCGCCCGCACCCCCTTCAGGGCGAGGGCACGATCCTCGACGGCATCCGCCGGGAACGGGAGCGGGTCGCGTCGATCCGCGAGGCTGCGGATCTGATCGTGGACACCAGCAGCCTCAACATCCACCAGCTCGCCAGCCGTATCGTCGACCACTTCAGCGAAGCGGGCGATGCGCGCCACACCGTCACAGTGATGAGCTTCGGTTTCAAGTACGGCCTGCCGCCCGACGTCGATCTCGTCGCGGACATGCGGTTCCTGCCGAACCCCTACTGGGAGCCCGATCTCCGTGCCCTGACGGGTGAGGACGAGGCTGTGCGGGAGTTCGTCCTCGGGCAGGAGGGCGCCGTCGAGTTCATCGACGCGTACGCCGCTGCACTCCGCCCGGTCCTGCAGGGCTATCAGCGGGAGAACAAGCGTCACTCCGTTGTCGCCATCGGCTGCACGGGCGGCAAGCATCGATCCGTGGTCACCTCGCTGGAGCTCGCGGATCGGCTGACGTCGGAGCACGGGGTGGCGGTCCGGGTCACGCACCGCGACCTCGGTCGCGAGTAA
- a CDS encoding superoxide dismutase, whose protein sequence is MAKYTLPELPYDYSALEPSISGKIMELHHSKHHQAYVTGANTALEQLVEARDSGNLANVNKLEKDLAFNLGGHVNHSIFWTNLAPASQGGGGEPEGELRAAIDEFFGSFDKFQAHFTAAATGIQGSGWAVLSWDPIGQQLIIQQLFDQQSNTAQGTVPIFQLDMWEHAFYLDYLNVKADYVKAAWNIANWQNVAQRLDAAREKTAGLL, encoded by the coding sequence ATGGCGAAGTACACGTTGCCCGAACTCCCGTACGACTACTCCGCGCTCGAGCCGAGCATCAGCGGAAAGATCATGGAGCTTCATCACTCGAAGCACCACCAGGCGTACGTCACCGGCGCGAACACCGCTCTGGAGCAGCTCGTCGAGGCCCGTGACAGCGGCAACCTCGCGAACGTGAACAAGCTCGAGAAGGACCTCGCGTTCAACCTCGGCGGCCACGTCAACCACTCGATCTTCTGGACCAACCTCGCGCCCGCATCGCAGGGTGGCGGCGGCGAGCCCGAGGGCGAGCTGCGCGCAGCGATCGACGAGTTCTTCGGCAGCTTCGACAAGTTCCAGGCGCACTTCACCGCCGCCGCGACCGGCATCCAGGGCTCGGGCTGGGCCGTCCTCAGCTGGGACCCGATCGGACAGCAGCTGATCATCCAGCAGCTTTTCGACCAGCAGTCGAACACCGCCCAGGGCACGGTCCCGATCTTCCAGCTGGACATGTGGGAGCACGCCTTCTACCTGGACTACCTCAACGTCAAGGCCGACTACGTCAAGGCCGCGTGGAACATCGCGAACTGGCAGAACGTCGCGCAGCGTCTCGACGCCGCTCGCGAGAAGACGGCCGGCCTGCTCTAG
- the gap gene encoding type I glyceraldehyde-3-phosphate dehydrogenase: protein MSVKIGINGFGRIGRNFLRAALAQGADLEIVAVNDLTDNKSLAHLLKYDSVGGRLDAEVSYSEDSITVNGKTIKVFEERDPANLPWGELGVDIVIESTGRFTKAADAKKHIAGGAKKVIISAPGTDVDGTFVMGVNDGTYDPETMHVISNASCTTNCLAPIAKVFNDNFGIERGFMMTAHAYTADQNLQDGPHGDLHRARAAAINIVPAATGAAKAIGHVLPELNGKLSGSSYRVPVPTGSIVDLTVITPTEGLTAEVINAAFEKAAAEGELVGYLKYNTDAIVSSDIQLDPHSSVFDAGQTNVSGNLVKISSWYDNEWGYSNRLVDITELVASKL, encoded by the coding sequence GTGTCTGTCAAGATCGGCATCAACGGCTTCGGCCGAATCGGACGCAACTTCCTTCGCGCGGCTCTCGCGCAGGGAGCTGACCTCGAGATCGTGGCGGTGAACGACCTCACCGACAACAAGAGCCTCGCCCACCTCCTGAAGTACGACTCCGTCGGCGGCCGTCTGGACGCCGAGGTCTCGTACAGCGAGGACTCCATCACCGTCAACGGCAAGACCATCAAGGTCTTCGAAGAGCGCGACCCGGCGAACCTGCCCTGGGGCGAGCTCGGCGTCGACATCGTCATCGAGTCGACCGGTCGCTTCACCAAGGCCGCTGACGCCAAGAAGCACATCGCCGGCGGCGCCAAGAAGGTCATCATCTCGGCTCCCGGCACCGACGTCGACGGCACGTTCGTCATGGGCGTCAACGACGGCACCTACGACCCGGAGACGATGCACGTCATCTCCAACGCGTCGTGCACCACCAACTGCCTCGCGCCCATCGCCAAGGTCTTCAACGACAACTTCGGCATCGAGCGCGGCTTCATGATGACGGCGCACGCCTACACCGCCGACCAGAACCTCCAGGACGGCCCCCACGGCGACCTGCACCGTGCTCGCGCGGCTGCCATCAACATCGTCCCCGCTGCCACCGGTGCCGCCAAGGCCATCGGCCACGTGCTGCCCGAACTGAACGGCAAGCTCAGCGGCTCGTCGTACCGCGTGCCCGTGCCCACCGGCTCGATCGTCGACCTCACGGTCATCACCCCGACCGAGGGCCTGACCGCCGAGGTCATCAATGCGGCCTTCGAGAAGGCGGCTGCCGAGGGTGAGCTCGTCGGCTACCTGAAGTACAACACCGACGCGATCGTGTCGAGCGACATCCAGCTCGACCCGCACTCGTCCGTCTTCGACGCCGGCCAGACCAACGTCTCGGGCAACCTCGTGAAGATCTCGTCGTGGTACGACAACGAGTGGGGATACTCGAACCGTCTCGTCGACATCACCGAGCTCGTCGCCAGCAAGCTCTGA